The following coding sequences are from one Rhizobiaceae bacterium window:
- a CDS encoding sugar phosphate isomerase/epimerase has product MMQTGIFTGYFPYGLEETAKKIRALDFNTVQLDLHFRDVDLSAGQITKDKAKRVRDVFRDHNLPICCVSGYTNIIHPDLGERKRRVDYLKEIIRHARDLGSPYVISETGTYNTESDWVHHPKNKTEEGFEECRKVIADLAQTAYDHGAVFCLETYVNNVVGSVEETVRMFAQVDHPGLGLLMDPTNYFESHNIDRMDQVLNQVFDTLSDKIRIAHAKDVKRSGDDKGEKHDDIGDDNAMESHTFRGVGEIELPAPGLGSLNYDLYLQRLAEKHSNIPIIIEHLAEDDVPRAKKFLDGKLRANGL; this is encoded by the coding sequence ATGATGCAGACCGGCATTTTCACGGGTTACTTCCCTTACGGGCTGGAAGAGACGGCGAAGAAGATCCGCGCGCTCGACTTCAACACGGTGCAGCTCGACCTTCACTTCCGTGACGTCGATCTTTCCGCCGGCCAGATCACGAAGGACAAGGCGAAGCGCGTCCGCGATGTGTTCCGCGACCATAACCTGCCGATCTGCTGCGTTTCCGGATACACCAACATCATCCACCCCGACCTAGGGGAGCGGAAGAGGCGCGTCGACTACCTCAAGGAGATCATCCGCCATGCGCGCGACCTCGGCTCGCCCTACGTGATCTCGGAAACCGGCACCTACAACACCGAGTCAGACTGGGTTCACCATCCGAAGAACAAGACCGAGGAAGGGTTCGAGGAGTGCCGAAAGGTCATCGCCGACCTCGCCCAGACCGCCTACGACCATGGCGCCGTCTTCTGCCTCGAAACCTATGTGAACAACGTCGTCGGCTCGGTCGAGGAGACAGTGAGGATGTTCGCGCAGGTCGACCATCCGGGTCTCGGCCTGCTGATGGACCCGACCAACTACTTCGAGAGCCACAACATCGACCGGATGGATCAGGTCCTCAATCAGGTCTTCGACACGCTGTCGGACAAAATCAGGATCGCGCATGCCAAGGACGTCAAGCGCTCCGGCGACGACAAGGGAGAGAAGCATGACGACATCGGCGACGACAACGCCATGGAAAGCCATACCTTCCGCGGCGTCGGCGAGATCGAACTGCCGGCCCCCGGCCTCGGCTCGCTGAACTACGATCTCTACCTGCAGCGGCTGGCCGAGAAGCACTCCAACATCCCGATCATCATCGAGCATCTGGCCGAGGACGACGTGCCGCGCGCCAAGAAATTCCTCGACGGCAAGCTGCGCGCCAACGGCCTCTGA
- a CDS encoding Gfo/Idh/MocA family oxidoreductase, whose amino-acid sequence MRPGRIAAREVCLAGPKLEPDVKVRTRKYRIGCVGAGMIMAECHLAAYKEAGFPVVAIASRTKANARKVADRWGIPKVHETPEALIEDKSVEIVDLAFPPDQQPALIRHALKQPHIKAILAQKPLALSLKEAIKLRDQAAKAGKILSVNQNMRYDQSMRALKQLIDAGTLGEIVFAQIDMHAIPHWQPFLAEYDRLTLSNMAVHHLDVLRFLFGDPDEITTLTRKDPRTTFEHSDGITVSTLRFPSGLMAVSLEDVWSGPREKGYEDDQHINWRVDGTHGVAKGTIGWPTGVPSTLAYASTKATKGKWVTPKWGTMWFPHAFIGVMEQLQHAVKTGEPPALSVADNVRTMQLVEAGYRSIAKGRTVRLSEIPIGDR is encoded by the coding sequence ATGCGGCCGGGCCGCATCGCGGCGCGGGAGGTTTGCTTGGCTGGTCCGAAGCTTGAGCCGGACGTGAAAGTCCGGACCAGAAAGTACAGGATCGGCTGTGTCGGCGCCGGCATGATCATGGCCGAGTGCCACCTCGCCGCCTACAAGGAAGCCGGCTTCCCCGTGGTTGCTATCGCCTCGCGCACGAAGGCCAACGCCCGGAAGGTCGCGGACCGCTGGGGCATTCCCAAGGTCCACGAAACGCCCGAGGCGCTTATCGAGGACAAGAGCGTCGAGATCGTCGACCTCGCCTTCCCGCCGGACCAGCAGCCGGCCCTGATCCGTCATGCGCTGAAGCAGCCTCACATCAAGGCGATCCTCGCGCAGAAGCCTCTGGCGCTGTCGCTGAAGGAGGCGATCAAGCTGCGCGATCAGGCGGCGAAGGCCGGCAAGATCCTCTCCGTCAACCAGAACATGCGCTACGACCAGTCGATGCGTGCGCTGAAACAGCTGATCGACGCCGGCACGCTCGGGGAGATCGTCTTTGCGCAGATCGACATGCACGCCATTCCGCACTGGCAGCCGTTTCTGGCCGAATACGACCGGCTGACGCTCTCCAACATGGCCGTGCATCATCTCGACGTACTGCGCTTCCTGTTCGGCGATCCGGACGAGATCACCACGCTGACGCGCAAGGACCCGCGCACGACGTTCGAACACTCCGACGGGATCACCGTTTCGACGCTGCGCTTCCCTTCCGGGTTGATGGCCGTGTCGCTGGAGGATGTGTGGTCCGGGCCGCGCGAGAAGGGCTACGAGGACGACCAGCACATCAACTGGCGGGTCGACGGCACACATGGCGTCGCCAAGGGCACGATCGGCTGGCCGACCGGCGTCCCGTCCACTCTCGCCTATGCCTCGACGAAAGCCACCAAAGGCAAGTGGGTGACGCCGAAATGGGGCACGATGTGGTTCCCGCACGCTTTCATCGGCGTGATGGAGCAACTGCAACACGCCGTCAAGACCGGAGAGCCGCCGGCGCTGAGCGTGGCCGACAATGTCAGGACCATGCAGCTTGTGGAGGCCGGGTACCGGTCCATCGCCAAGGGCCGCACCGTCAGGCTTTCCGAAATTCCGATCGGCGATCGTTGA